The Homalodisca vitripennis isolate AUS2020 unplaced genomic scaffold, UT_GWSS_2.1 ScUCBcl_7349;HRSCAF=15001, whole genome shotgun sequence genome contains a region encoding:
- the LOC124374117 gene encoding LOW QUALITY PROTEIN: splicing factor YJU2-like (The sequence of the model RefSeq protein was modified relative to this genomic sequence to represent the inferred CDS: deleted 4 bases in 3 codons), producing the protein MTIDKYYPPDFDPSKIPRMKLPKNRQYTVRLMAPFNMRCKTCGEYIYKGKKFNARKEDVEGEDYFGIRIYRFYIKCTRCLQEISFKTDPKNTDYEIEAGATRNFMALKLAEEQALKEKDERKEEEEANNPMKLLENRTQQSKQELELLESLEDLKDLNRRQRSIDYDSMLSQYDTKEAREKILKMQERTR; encoded by the exons AAATACTATCCCCCGGAT TTTGATCCTTCCAAAATACCTCGGATGAAATTGCCTAAAAACAGACAGTACACTGTTCGTTTGATGGCACCTTTTAACATGAG ATGCAAGACCTGCGGAGAGTATATCTACAAAGGGAAAAAGTTCAATGCCCGCAAAGAGGATGTTGAAGGGGAGGACTACTTTGGGATCCGGATCTACAGATTCTATATCAAA tgCACACGATGTCTCCAggaaatatcttttaaaactgaTCCAAAAAACACAGACTATGAAATAGAAGCTGGCGCTACACGTAACTTCATGGCTCTTAAACTAGCCGAAGAACAAGCTCTCAAAGAGAAG GATGAGcggaaagaagaagaagaagctaACAACCCAATGAag CTTCTGGAGAACAGAACACAGCAATCGAAACAAGAGCTG GAACTGCTGGAGTCTCTAGAGGACTTGAAGGATTTGAATAGAAGACAGCGTAGCATAGATTATGATTCTATGCTTAGTCAGTACGATACGAAGGAGGCAAGAGAGAAAATACTGAAAATGCAAGAGAGAACAAGATGA